AATGATAAAGTAACGACCACCGGTGTTACCGTAGTAACCTTGTTCAGATCATAACAGCGTAATTACCAATTCATGCTTGTTCAACTTAAGAGAGTGGATAGACATACATGCTGCATGAAGCTATTATTTCAAAATAAGCTTTTTGGTTCAATTCGATGGATTGATCGTGCATGAATTTCATCAACTGAAGGACCCTTTCATGTTGATTTCCTTTATTCAATGCTTCCATGAGGGATGAGCATATAATGGCATCTGGCAGTATGGCATTTCCTTCCATCTCTTTGAATAGGTCCCACACACTCGTCCAACTCCCTTATGATCcataagaaaaacatgatcagtGAAAAAATGTTATCTCAACCCAAGACTTTTAAGAGGATCTTACCATGATCAATATAGGCTTGAATCATAGCAGTATATGTTAGAACATCAGGGAAGCAGCCAGATGTTTTCATATAACTAAAAGTAGATTCCGCTTCAGCTAGTTTGTCCTGAGTGGGAACCATCGTTAGCATATCAACTTTCCACAGAAAACtagacagctaatgaaaatcaacACTTGCCTGTTTGACATATGAACAAATCAAGGATGAGTAAACCTCCTTGGTTAAAGGAATTCGCAAGTCCACCATgtcttcaaaaaatttcagagattCTGCATATTTTCCCAATTTACACAATCCACTGATGAGTATATTATAAGTTACAGCATTTGGATTCACATTGCTCGCCATCATTGTGGCATAGAACTCCAAAGCTTTCTCATAATCTCCAAAACTTAAATAGGTTCCAATGCCCGAGTTGTACGCAACAATATTAAGTTCAATCCCTCGAAATTTTGCTTCTTCAAGAACTGTGTCAATTTTTGTTGTCTGCCTGCAGCGGCCACAGGCAGTCAACAGAGTACTTATTGAAACAACGTCTGGTGGAATGCCATCCTTCTCCATTTCATGCAGTAAGCTAATGGCCTCCTTGAACATTCCAGCAGATCCATAAGCATCAATTAGTGCATTATAACTGACTTTGTTTGGCTTGCATGAGTTCTTTCTCATCTCGTTAAAAACCTCCCTAGCTTTTTCAGGCTGTGCTGACCTACCATAGGCATTCAGTAAAGTGGTATAGGAAACTACATCAGGTCGCAGACCATTTTGTTTCAGTAACTTGAAAAATCCCAAGGCCTCAGTGTGCATCCCATGTGAGGCATAAGCACCCAAAAGTGCATTATATGATACAATATTAGGTTTAACTCCTTCAGCAACCATCATATCAAAGACTGCCTTGCAATTTTTCACTTGCCCACAAACATAATAAGAATGCATTATGCTAGTGTACGTAACAACATCTGGAGGACACTGTGCTCTTTTCTCCCTCATCGAGTTTAACAAATCGACAGCATCTCCGTGCTGTCCGGCTTTTACAAGGCAATGGATGACAATATTCAAAGTGAAAGTATCAGGGGCAATATTTGCTCCTTTCATCATATCAAAGTAACCTATGGCTTCCGAATACTGAGAGCCATTCTTGAAAGCAGATAATACAATGTTGTGTGTAACCAAGTCTGGCCCTACACCATTTCTTATCATCTTCTTACAAAGCTCTAAAGCCTTTTTCCAGTTACCAGCAGCACCACATGCATTTATGACATTATTATATGTAGCTCGGCTAGGAGGTATCTGCAAGACAAACACAGAAAGTAAACTAATAACACAACTATGACAACCAACAATGGTACAAGTATCTGAGCGTTGATAATATTTGCAGAAATGTTATTTGCCAAAGTGGTTGCTGGAGCAAACTACAGACTGCATTATATAGAAAATCAAGATATTATTTGCTAGTGGTGCAATGAACTACTGCAGATATTTTCGCACCTATTGCTAAGAGGCAAGAATTGGTGAAAATATTAGTACTTCCTCGGACAGGAAGAAAGTTAAGCATAACATCCATAATTCCGGAAAAATACAAGTGTTTTCTGTTAGTTAGTTATATATAGCCATGTAACCTTCGTATTTACcctattgtataaggggtttcctgcatatattccacacctgtacatgtatatatactggcctatggccacctggaaatacaagttgcatattcctatcatggtattagagctaggtcaattttATAGCACGCGCAACTCCTGCTGTTGATCCATCTCCGACGCGACGCCTCCATCCTTGGCTGTGCTGACTCTCCGTGGTGGCCAAATCCTCAGGCTGCTACTGGTTTTTTCTGCCTCCCACCCCGATCGAGACTTCCGCTATTGCCCAGATCGATCTGCTCGACCCGCCCTCGTCCGCCTCTGTCTCGTGAGGCCCGCCGCCGCCTGATAGCCACCACCCCCGATCGGAGACTCCCGCCGTCGCCCCTGATCGCTCGGCCCGACCGCCCTAGATCGATTTCCCTGCCCAGATCAAGCAGAGAAGGTCACGCGCTGCTGCCGATTTCTGGATCGTCCTCTGCTTCCGATCGAGACTCCCGCCTCAGTCACCACCCGTTTTGGTCTTCGCTGCATCATTGgtgctggaagtggtcttcgccAGCGTGGACTTGGTCTCCGTTGCTCGCCCTCGCTACATCGTTGgtgctggaagtggtcttcgccCGCGAGGATTTGGTCTCCGCTGCTCGCCCACGTGGACTTGGTCTCCGCTTCTGCTAGCCGCGTGTGTGCGTTCACTGTTCAGTTTTCCGTCTGCTTCCGTTGAAAAAAAAAGGGTACTATGTCTACATATACGGGCTATGTCGCAGTTCCTCGTTTTCTGGTGATTTTTGATGGCACTAACTTCATCGAGTTCgttggcttcatgcgcattcacatgcgtaGCCTTCGTCTTTGGGgcgttctttctggcgaggtcccTAGTCCGCCGTGTCCAGTTCCTCATGTGGCTCCTACTCCACCGACGCCACCGGTTCTTGCTGCCAACGCTGATCAGGCTGCAAAGGATGCAGCTAAGCTGGCTGATGACGCTGCCATTCTTGCTTATGATGAGCAGGTTCAGACCTATGAGGACGCACTTCAGACTTATCATGCAGctctgtctgcttacactcagtggcttgatgatgatgctcgtgccgCAGCTGTTTTGACTGCTAGTGTTATGCCTCAGTTTGCCTCTGAGTTTCTCGGCCTCTCTACTGTATTTGAGATGTGGACTCGGctttgtcagcgctatcagccctctggtgatgccttatacctgtttgtggttcgtcaggagcatgctcttcagcagggtgactccacTATTGATGAGttctatgcacagagttctgctatctggcgtcAGCTTGATTCTCTCCGTACTGCTGGTTGTCGTACTTGTCAGTGTTGCCAGGCTGTGCGGGCTGATTTGGAGTTTCATCGTGTCTACAAGCTCTTGTCTCgactccgtaaggagtttgagccccggcgcgctcagttgtttgctcgtggtcgtatctccctcatggaggcgctttctgagatccgtgctgaggagactcgcctcCGTGGCGCTGGTTTACttgaggttccctctgtgctcgctactcgaGTTCCTGCTATGCCTGCTGCACCGACTCCTTCCCactcgagtgctccgccgctcttgcctACTCCTACGGGCGGCCAAGGTCGGTCTCGTCCTCACTGCGGCTACTGTAAGATGGATGGTCATGTTGAGTCTCAGTGCTTCCAGAAGAAGAAACACCTACGTAAGGCGTGATCATCAGCTTCAGGGACTTCTTCTACTTCGACATCTTCAGCCACCGccttgactgagcaggatattctgcGACTTAAGCATCTGCTTGCCGCTTCAGGTTCTCCTTCGACGAGTACTGCAGGTTCTGTGATTGATGCTTCCTGCACTAAGCAAccaccctctacacagtcaggtacatcctcgTGGGTTCTGGACTccggagcttcttttcatatgtcttctcattcttcaaATTTGTCCTCTCTTAAATCGCTTGATTTTCCTGTTCATGTACTCACTGCTAATGGTACTCCTCTTTCTGTTGCTAGTCGAGGCAATCTTAGCACACCTTCTTACtttgttcctgatgttgctcatgttcctcaacTTAATATTGAGCATTGGAAGCTATTTAAGTTTTGGAGATTATGAGAAAGCTTTGGAGTTCTACGCCACAATGATGGCGAGCAATGTGAATCCAGATGCTGTAACTTATAATATACTCATCAGTGGATTGTGTAAATTGGGAAAATATGCAGAATCTCTGAAACTTTTTGAAGACATGGTGGACTTGCGAATTCCTTTAACCAAGGAGGTTTACTCATCCTTGATTTGTTCATATGTCAAACAGGCAAGTgttgattttcattagctgtctaGTTGCTCATGTTCCTCAACTTAACATGAATCTTTTTTCTgccggtcaacttactgattctggttgtcgcgtccaccttgacgttgactcttgttctgttcAGGATCGTCGAACACACACtttggttggggctggccctcgccgccgtaaCTCTCAGGTTCTTTGGGAGCtagactggcttcatgttccttccgctgccaccactatCGCCAGTCCATCCGCTTGTGTCGCTTCAGCTACCggctccttccagcagtggcatcatcgacttggtcatctttGTGGGTCTCGCTTGTCGTCATTAGTTCATCGAGGTCTTTTGGGGTCTgcctcaggagatgtctctttagagtgtcagggctGTAGACTAGGAAAACAGATTTAGTTACCTTACCCTACTAGTGAGTCGgtgtctcagcgtccttttgatttggtccattctgatgtatggggtccggctccctTCGCTTCAAAAGGGGGCCATCCATACTATATttattttcatagatgatttctctcgttacactTGGCTTTATTTTATGACTTCTCGCAGTGAGGTTCTTTCCatctataagcgttttgctgccatggttcacactcagttctctTCACCTATTCGTGTGTTCCGTGTTGACTCCGCTGGCGAGTATATTTccaagatgttgcgtggtgttcttgctgagcaGGGCACTCTTcctcagttctcttgtcctggtgctcatgctcagaatggcgtggctGAGCAAAAGCATcaccaccttcttgagacggctcttGCGTTAATGATCGTCGCTTCTCTTCCAcctcatttttgggctgaggctatATTCACCTtcacctatctcatcaaccttcagccgtcTGCTGCTCTccagggtggtgttcctttcgagcgtctctttgatcgttctcctgattattcgacgcttcgcttgtttggttgtgtttgctatgttcttcttgcccctcgggaacgcaccaaactgaccgctcagtctgttgagtgtgttttCTTAGGCTATAGTGAtaagcataagggctatcgttgttgggatcctatcggtcgtcggatgcgtatttctcgggatgtgacttttgatgagtctcgtcccttctacccgcgtccatcttcctcgaccttttctgtggaggatatctctttcctcacttttcccgaCACACCTATCACTCCAGTTGAGCCCTTGTCTCTCCGTCCTGCTCACTCTACTTCTCCACCTCTTGCTGATTTGCCGCCACCATCTCCCACGGTTTCCTCACCTCGCATGTCACCAGATTCTGCACCTTCATCCCCGGTGATTTCTTCGTCTCCACCTCCTAATTCTACCTCGGCTATTCCTCCTCGTATTCTTCCATCTTTGCCTCAGtattacactcgtcgttcacgtAATGTGGATGTGTCTGCTGACGTGTCGTCCTCCTCGTCTCAGCCTACCTATGGCTTGCGTCCTCGTCCGCTTCCGCCTGTTGATCGCCTTGGTTTTTCCACAGCTGGTGTtgttgttcttgagccgacttcttatcgtgaggctgttgttcatcctgaatggcagtttgcgatggcagaggagattgctgctcttgaacgcactggtacatgggatcttgtttctcttcctccaggTGTCCGTCCCAttacttgtaagtgggtctacaaggttaagactcgctccgatggttctcttgagcattacaaagctcgtcttgtggctcgtgtttttcagcaggagcatggtcgtgattatgatgagacatttgctcctgtggcccatatgaccactatccGCACACTTCTTGCCGtggcctctgcacgccactggtctgtatctcagcttgatgttaagaatgcctttcttaacagtgagctgcgtgaggaggtatACATGCAGCCACCaactgggtattctgttcctgatggcatggtatgtcatcttcgtcgctctctctatggccttaagcaagccccccacGCCTGGTTTGAGtgttttgcctctgtggtgactgccgctggtttttcagcgagtgctcatgatccagcattgtttgcccacctttctcctcgtggtcggactcttcttcttctctatgttgatgacatgatcatcactagcgacgaccccgagtatattgcctttgtaaaggcccgtcttagtgagcagtttcttatgtccgatcttggacctcttcgctactttcttgggattgaagtctcttctacctctgatggcttttttatatcccaggaaaagtatatacATGATCTTCTTGTTCGTGCTGCTCTTACCGatgagcgcattgttgagactccaatggagctcaatgttcacctccgtgatactgatggtgaccccttgcctgacccgacgcgttatcgtcatcttgttgggagtcttgtctatctagctgtcactcgtccggatatctcttatccggttcatattctgagtcagtttgtctccgctcccacttcggttcactatagtcacctccttcgtgttctccgatatcttcggggcacgatgtctcaccgtctattctttcctcgctccagttctttacaatttcaggcctattcggatgctacgtgggctagtgatccctccgatcgccgttcactttctgcttactatgtttttcttggtggttctctcattgcctggaagacgaagaaacagactgcagtttcccattcgagtgcagaggctgagttacgagctatggctcttttgacggcagaggtgacttggttacggtggttacttcaggattttgatGATTCTGTTACTACACCTACTCCGCTCTtttctgacagtacaggtgctattagcattgcgcgtgatcctgtgaagcatgagctcacgaagcatattggtgttgatgctttctatgtgcgcgctggtgtgcaggatcaggttattgctcttcagtatgtgccttccgagttacagttggcggattttcTGACGAAGGCCCAAACTAGAGCGCAGCATGGcttctatctctccaaactcagtgttgttaatccaccatgagtttgaggggggtgttagagCTATATTATAGCCATGTAACCTTCGTATTTACcctattgtataaggggtttcctgcatatattccacacctgtacatgtatatatactggcctatggtcacctggaaatacaagttgcatattcctaTCATTTTCTAAGTGGGCCAGTAATGAAATTCAAGAAATATGAGGCAGCGCTGCAAGCCAACATAAAATAGAGATAACACCCATCATTACCAAACTAAACAGCAATATAATTCACAGCCAATACTAAGGATATATGTGGATTAGTAGTGCTATGATGGTTTTAATCTGGTAGGCCAAGGGTCAACTATGGATACTCTAAGAGACTGTAAACCAAAACTAATGTGGTAGTACTAATCTACATATATGCTTAACAATTATGGCTTTGTTGGAGACTAGAGGGAATTCTATACCAAAACTCAGTATCCATCTATAGTACTGGTGCCACCCAGGCAATATTATAAGTGGACAAGGCCCATACCTCTGTCACTTTCTTTAAGGAGAGTAATAGCATACTTTGGAATGTACAACCCTAAACAACTATATAAATCACATATAACCAGTCATATTCAAGAAAACAAAGCAATTAGAACACAATGATTATTTCAACGAACAATACTGACAGCTGCACGAAGCATATCATCCATAATGTTGATGGCCCAGCGCCATAGACCAGCCCGAGCATGAGCATTGATCAAAGAGTTGTATATATCAGCATCTGGCTTGCACCTATAAATATTGGTTATGTAAAAAAAATCATAGACTAAACTGATGATGTAGAAGAGGCCCCCCCACTTCCTATCTCATTTGTGCAAGACAGACCATTATAAGGCAGCTATAACCTACATATTACTGGAGATAAATCATATTGGTGCATATGATAATAGTACAGCTTTTCAAACTGCCAAGTTGGCTATTCCAGTAAAGGCATTAGTAATGTGTGGTAGAAAGGCAAATATGTAACAATATAAAATATGCCTTTGGCAGAAAAATAAGTGGATACGCTTCATAAAACAGACGAGTTCATAATTTCGGCAAGCAGCCAACAAGGCTATTAAGGAGTAATGGTATTGGTCTAGGACTCCTTATTAGGCCATGGTATCATGAGCCCAGGTTTAGGGATTTTTTCACGTGCCGCAGCTCACGCTCTTGATGGACTTTTTTGGTTTCCTCTTCTGATCGATATCGTGCACCGGCCGTCGCCAATGCTGGCCAGATCGATCTCCGTATTGATATGCCCACGATCCAGCCATCCCACGCTCGATCATCTAGTCTAGATCAACAGAAGCCACCCCGTCCAGATCAATCGCAGTCGTACAGGAGTTCACCACCCCGCCGCCCTAGGAGAACGACTATGCTGTCGGCACGCCCCGCCTGCTTCGCCACCGGCTTCACCGCTGCCCGCCGGCCGGAACTCCAGCAACCTCGACCGTCCGCCTGCAGTCCCTGGCCACCGTCTTCCCGGCGCAGATGCCTCCCTGGTCATGACGCACCTCTCCGACAGAGGACAACATGCAGGCTGCTTCTCTATTGCCTCGCACGTGGTTCTCCCTTCACTACTTGTGAATTGCTTGCATGGCTGCTACTGACCCGCGTGCGGGATGCTTGCCGCTTCGCGTGTTGGCTCTTCCTTGCAGCGGCTTGCTTTGCACGCTACTGGTTGTATGCTCAGCGTGTGGCTCTTCCCTGCTCTAGCTGGTGCGCTAGATGCTTGATGTTGCGGCCTTATGTGCTCCTTAGCTTCAACtcttctaaaaaacaaaaaaataagttTACAATGTCGTTTGTCTCTAGTGATTCCTCAGCGATGGTCATTTCGTCAACTCCATCTCCCACATGCACCTACCTTCCGTCGGTGTTGCATGTTCATCCGCTAGTTGTTATTCCACGCTGCTGCTCACCGGCATCTCACttgtgttgaagtgtatatgtggattgtgGATTGTCTAGCCCTTtctatcagttcggacttttggttgcattggctaatgcatgaagcttaacatggtatcagagcctaagGTCCTGGCTTTTGCAATTTATTCAAAAATTGCTGCTGTCGCCCTCTGTGCACATGTATAGGCCTCTTGGGCCATAATCCTACCTCTGAATCTATTCACGTGTTGACTTCCCGCTCACATgtgagagggggtgttgaagtgtatatgtggattgcctagccctttctaTCAGTTCGAACTTTTAGTTGTGTTGGCTAGCGCATGAAGCTCAACAACCTGCAAGGCCTCCTCCACAGACTCTCCTGCATACACGATGGCTCTTGAATCTATGTTGTCAAAGGCGTGGATCTCATACTTAGCCCATTAGAGATAATTATTTAGTTAGGAAAGAGTATTTAGTTAGGAAAGAGATTGGTTCAGTTAGGAAGATTAAGATATGGTTTCTTAGGAAAGTCGAGATTCTATTCTTAGGCATCAAGTTGAGTCTTCCCTATAAAAGGGACACCACATACCTCATAAGGATTATGAAATAGTAGATAAGAATAAACTAGTAAAGATCTAATCCCTGAATAAACTAGTAAAGATCTAATCCATGTCACCGACCTTCTCTCCCTCTCATCCCCGGCACCATGGCTGGCCAACCTTCACTCCTCAGAGTTGTACCCCTAACCATGTCACATTCATCGGTCTTAGGGCCGGTCCCAATCCTagaacatgatatatgttttgtgTATGTGCTTCCTAGCTTCTAGTTCTCCATATTTTCTGCTGCGTCCACCAAATCCGTTGATATTTTTTGTTTCTCATGCCATGTAAGTCCATCAAACCTTTATATGTCAGCATCTTTTTCTGGTTCTAGTCCTTTCTATACAGCTTTTCTGGCCTTTTTCGGTCCTTGTTGTTTTCTATAGATTTTCGTGGCCTCTTTTTGCATTGTCGATTTACGCCCATTCTCTTGCTGCCGAGTTTCTCTAGCCGCTGATTTTCTTGGACTATGACTTTGTGCACAATGCTTCTTTCTCTTGATGTGACATCTTCTTTCGACAACCCATCTTCTCTTGATACTTATTTTGTATCTTCTACTGATGCGGTGTCTTCTGTTGATGCACCATCTTCTCTTATCCCCTTTGGCTTAACTCAACAAGCTTTC
The window above is part of the Triticum aestivum cultivar Chinese Spring chromosome 2A, IWGSC CS RefSeq v2.1, whole genome shotgun sequence genome. Proteins encoded here:
- the LOC123188627 gene encoding pentatricopeptide repeat-containing protein At2g41720 isoform X6 — its product is MHNGRALPPTAAMSSATPPPPASPNPEAPPRVVRPPPRRSPRSPGPPLWAKRRPSVSVDYDRGRRTVRVEVDGVGADALPARHRLRVEGSRWQRDCKVSQVAARVLALPRADTHAVDAVLNCWAGRFACRNFPLLIREMAFSGSLQHAVYVFCWMKNQENYCARNDIYGMMIRLHARHNQVDQARGLFFEMQEWRCKPDADIYNSLINAHARAGLWRWAINIMDDMLRAAIPPSRATYNNVINACGAAGNWKKALELCKKMIRNGVGPDLVTHNIVLSAFKNGSQYSEAIGYFDMMKGANIAPDTFTLNIVIHCLVKAGQHGDAVDLLNSMREKRAQCPPDVVTYTSIMHSYYVCGQVKNCKAVFDMMVAEGVKPNIVSYNALLGAYASHGMHTEALGFFKLLKQNGLRPDVVSYTTLLNAYGRSAQPEKAREVFNEMRKNSCKPNKVSYNALIDAYGSAGMFKEAISLLHEMEKDGIPPDVVSISTLLTACGRCRQTTKIDTVLEEAKFRGIELNIVAYNSGIGTYLSFGDYEKALEFYATMMASNVNPNAVTYNILISGLCKLGKYAESLKFFEDMVDLRIPLTKEVYSSLICSYVKQDKLAEAESTFSYMKTSGCFPDVLTYTAMIQAYIDHGSWTSVWDLFKEMEGNAILPDAIICSSLMEALNKGNQHERVLQLMKFMHDQSIELNQKAYFEIIASCSMLRDWRTASEIIEHLDSSLPSISVGKLNHLLNFLGKCGKTESMMKLFYKMVSACSTVGLSTYKVLLRNLLAVGKWRKYVEVLQWMEDAGVRPTLYMYQNVLPYIWRDNSMDYVTLMQEKIRVL
- the LOC123188627 gene encoding pentatricopeptide repeat-containing protein At2g41720 isoform X8; this encodes MHNGRALPPTAAMSSATPPPPASPNPEAPPRVVRPPPRRSPRSPGPPLWAKRRPSVSVDYDRGRRTVRVEVDGVGADALPARHRLRVEGSRWQRDCKVSQVAARVLALPRADTHAVDAVLNCWAGRFACRNFPLLIREMAFSGSLQHAVYVFCWMKNQENYCARNDIYGMMIRLHARHNQVDQARGLFFEMQEWRCKPDADIYNSLINAHARAGLWRWAINIMDDMLRAAIPPSRATYNNVINACGAAGNWKKALELCKKMIRNGVGPDLVTHNIVLSAFKNGSQYSEAIGYFDMMKGANIAPDTFTLNIVIHCLVKAGQHGDAVDLLNSMREKRAQCPPDVVTYTSIMHSYYVCGQVKNCKAVFDMMVAEGVKPNIVSYNALLGAYASHGMHTEALGFFKLLKQNGLRPDVVSYTTLLNAYGRSAQPEKAREVFNEMRKNSCKPNKVSYNALIDAYGSAGMFKEAISLLHEMEKDGIPPDVVSISTLLTACGRCRQTTKIDTVLEEAKFRGIELNIVAYNSGIGTYLSFGDYEKALEFYATMMASNVNPNAVTYNILISGLCKLGKYAESLKFFEDMVDLRIPLTKEVYSSLICSYVKQDKLAEAESTFSYMKTSGCFPDVLTYTAMIQAYIDHGSWTSVWDLFKEMEGNAILPDAIICSSLMEALNKGNQHERVLQLMKFMHDQSIELNQKAYFEIIASCSMLRDWRTASEIIEHLDSSLPSISVGKLNHLLNFLGKCGKTESMMKLFYKMVSACSTVGLSTYKVLLRNLLAVGKWRKYVEVKIGFAVDGGCWSPSNTIYVSKCSSIYLEGQ
- the LOC123188627 gene encoding pentatricopeptide repeat-containing protein At2g41720 isoform X2, which produces MHNGRALPPTAAMSSATPPPPASPNPEAPPRVVRPPPRRSPRSPGPPLWAKRRPSVSVDYDRGRRTVRVEVDGVGADALPARHRLRVEGSRWQRDCKVSQVAARVLALPRADTHAVDAVLNCWAGRFACRNFPLLIREMAFSGSLQHAVYVFCWMKNQENYCARNDIYGMMIRLHARHNQVDQARGLFFEMQEWRCKPDADIYNSLINAHARAGLWRWAINIMDDMLRAAIPPSRATYNNVINACGAAGNWKKALELCKKMIRNGVGPDLVTHNIVLSAFKNGSQYSEAIGYFDMMKGANIAPDTFTLNIVIHCLVKAGQHGDAVDLLNSMREKRAQCPPDVVTYTSIMHSYYVCGQVKNCKAVFDMMVAEGVKPNIVSYNALLGAYASHGMHTEALGFFKLLKQNGLRPDVVSYTTLLNAYGRSAQPEKAREVFNEMRKNSCKPNKVSYNALIDAYGSAGMFKEAISLLHEMEKDGIPPDVVSISTLLTACGRCRQTTKIDTVLEEAKFRGIELNIVAYNSGIGTYLSFGDYEKALEFYATMMASNVNPNAVTYNILISGLCKLGKYAESLKFFEDMVDLRIPLTKEVYSSLICSYVKQDKLAEAESTFSYMKTSGCFPDVLTYTAMIQAYIDHGSWTSVWDLFKEMEGNAILPDAIICSSLMEALNKGNQHERVLQLMKFMHDQSIELNQKAYFEIIASCSMLRDWRTASEIIEHLDSSLPSISVGKLNHLLNFLGKCGKTESMMKLFYKMVSACSTVGLSTYKVLLRNLLAVGKWRKYVEVLQWMEDAGVRPTLYMYQNVLPYIWRDNSMDYVTLMQEKIIAGVEDTSASDATKLKWEFDEDSGRYYVSFSDDQ
- the LOC123188627 gene encoding pentatricopeptide repeat-containing protein At2g41720 isoform X4 yields the protein MHNGRALPPTAAMSSATPPPPASPNPEAPPRVVRPPPRRSPRSPGPPLWAKRRPSVSVDYDRGRRTVRVEVDGVGADALPARHRLRVEGSRWQRDCKVSQVAARVLALPRADTHAVDAVLNCWAGRFACRNFPLLIREMAFSGSLQHAVYVFCWMKNQENYCARNDIYGMMIRLHARHNQVDQARGLFFEMQEWRCKPDADIYNSLINAHARAGLWRWAINIMDDMLRAAIPPSRATYNNVINACGAAGNWKKALELCKKMIRNGVGPDLVTHNIVLSAFKNGSQYSEAIGYFDMMKGANIAPDTFTLNIVIHCLVKAGQHGDAVDLLNSMREKRAQCPPDVVTYTSIMHSYYVCGQVKNCKAVFDMMVAEGVKPNIVSYNALLGAYASHGMHTEALGFFKLLKQNGLRPDVVSYTTLLNAYGRSAQPEKAREVFNEMRKNSCKPNKVSYNALIDAYGSAGMFKEAISLLHEMEKDGIPPDVVSISTLLTACGRCRQTTKIDTVLEEAKFRGIELNIVAYNSGIGTYLSFGDYEKALEFYATMMASNVNPNAVTYNILISGLCKLGKYAESLKFFEDMVDLRIPLTKEVYSSLICSYVKQDKLAEAESTFSYMKTSGCFPDVLTYTAMIQAYIDHGSWTSVWDLFKEMEGNAILPDAIICSSLMEALNKGNQHERVLQLMKFMHDQSIELNQKAYFEIIASCSMLRDWRTASEIIEHLDSSLPSISVGKLNHLLNFLGKCGKTESMMKLFYKMVSACSTVGLSTYKVLLRNLLAVGKWRKYVEVLQWMEDAGVRPTLYMYQNVLPYIWRDNSMDYVTLMQEKISCPSKRW
- the LOC123188627 gene encoding pentatricopeptide repeat-containing protein At2g41720 isoform X1, whose product is MHNGRALPPTAAMSSATPPPPASPNPEAPPRVVRPPPRRSPRSPGPPLWAKRRPSVSVDYDRGRRTVRVEVDGVGADALPARHRLRVEGSRWQRDCKVSQVAARVLALPRADTHAVDAVLNCWAGRFACRNFPLLIREMAFSGSLQHAVYVFCWMKNQENYCARNDIYGMMIRLHARHNQVDQARGLFFEMQEWRCKPDADIYNSLINAHARAGLWRWAINIMDDMLRAAIPPSRATYNNVINACGAAGNWKKALELCKKMIRNGVGPDLVTHNIVLSAFKNGSQYSEAIGYFDMMKGANIAPDTFTLNIVIHCLVKAGQHGDAVDLLNSMREKRAQCPPDVVTYTSIMHSYYVCGQVKNCKAVFDMMVAEGVKPNIVSYNALLGAYASHGMHTEALGFFKLLKQNGLRPDVVSYTTLLNAYGRSAQPEKAREVFNEMRKNSCKPNKVSYNALIDAYGSAGMFKEAISLLHEMEKDGIPPDVVSISTLLTACGRCRQTTKIDTVLEEAKFRGIELNIVAYNSGIGTYLSFGDYEKALEFYATMMASNVNPNAVTYNILISGLCKLGKYAESLKFFEDMVDLRIPLTKEVYSSLICSYVKQDKLAEAESTFSYMKTSGCFPDVLTYTAMIQAYIDHGSWTSVWDLFKEMEGNAILPDAIICSSLMEALNKGNQHERVLQLMKFMHDQSIELNQKAYFEIIASCSMLRDWRTASEIIEHLDSSLPSISVGKLNHLLNFLGKCGKTESMMKLFYKMVSACSTVGLSTYKVLLRNLLAVGKWRKYVEVLQWMEDAGVRPTLYMYQNVLPYIWRDNSMDYVTLMQEKISIQFWLAAFTLFLMAHSLTILSAMGNRLLVDDHLAW